In Paralichthys olivaceus isolate ysfri-2021 chromosome 13, ASM2471397v2, whole genome shotgun sequence, the following are encoded in one genomic region:
- the snap91a gene encoding clathrin coat assembly protein AP180 isoform X4: MSGQTLTDRIAAAQYSLTGSEVSRAVCKSTTHEQTPPKKKHLEYLIQATQESTVNVPQMADTLMERAGNASWVVVFKALITTHHLMVHGNEKFMQFLASRNTLFNLSNFLDKTGSHGYDMSTFIRRYSRYLNEKAFAYRQMSFDFGRVKKGAEGAMRTMSVEKLLKGMPTLQSQIDALLDFDVHPPDLDNGVIKACFLLLFKDLIKLYACYNDGIINLLEKFFQMKRSQCKDGLEIYKRFLTRMTRVSEFFKIAEQVGIDKNDIPELTQAPESLLESLETHLNTLEGKKPSPTKPEATANNSAPAAAAAAAAAAPAPAPSPAPAPAAPPARPAPRAPARPGPPTKPPPPAVTPTAPAPITKTSNALDDGFLLDLDPISSSSTGGATAACSMTGWGDLLADAAPADGASEALLAEGESADADAAAAPAAAAPTAAATATTAAAAAPVPASLPISAPVTTSATEIDLFGGDGPAAVAAGPAADAFGGSDPFATTEGSADIAPELDLFAMRPTDTGATADIAAAVTPPTSSAAPTIVAPIAAPAAPTPSSTTTTTTTTTDTTTESAAAPTLDIFGDMFDSMPEQSPTTESKAATTPSVDLFGADLPAVSRGPSPLPELAPAGDIVTDSFTSPAPAAAAPPAPAEAPGSEASTPPKVESAPVIDLLDSFSSPVEETQSSAPGGPGDDLLGGLMSPTLAPTAAPPLAPLAPLAPLAPLAPLTPLAPLAPAPAQNDLLESGFDTLGSLVSPTPPVPAAAAAAPESATTTSAPSGGFDASMFDGLGGLLMPAVTPQSTGGSTAGSMGTPVALGGMAGAPPATPPPTKTIGGDLDSSLANLIGDLGVKKKDPQSEKKLTGGANWTPHVAPTSWATPGAPMAGANPGAPGAPGAGPPSGAMVPPMSAQPCFAMPPAAGPGAPMMQPMMGQPMMVQPMMRPAFTGVAGAAPGVAAPGAPLSPGPASQSPKKPKDPLADLDLKDFL, encoded by the exons ACCTGATCCAGGCCACCCAGGAGTCCACTGTGAATGTCCCCCAGATGGCCGACACGCTGATGGAGAGGGCCGGCAACGCCAGCTGGGTGGTGGTTTTCAAAGCCCTGATCACCACACACCACCTGATGGTGCATGGCAATGAG AAATTCATGCAGTTCCTGGCTTCCAGAAACACCTTGTTCAACCTCAGCAACTTCTTGGACAAAACTGGCTCCCATG GCTACGACATGTCCACATTTATCAGACGCTACAGCCGCTATCTCAACGAGAAGGCCTTCGCCTACAGACAGATGTCTTTTGACTTTGGACGAGTCAAGAAAGG AGCTGAGGGAGCGatgaggaccatgtcagtagagAAGCTGTTGAAAGGAATGCCGACCCTGCAGAGCCAGATCGATGCACTGCTGGATTTTGAT GTGCATCCTCCAGATCTGGACAATGGAGTGATAAAAGCCTGCTTCCTTCTGCTCTTCAAAGATCTGATCAAGTTATATGCCTGCTACAATGACGGCATCATTAACCTGCTCG AAAAGTTTTTCCAGATGAAGAGGAGCCAGTGTAAAGACGGGTTGGAGATCTACAAGAGATTCCTTACACGAATGACTCGGGTTTCCGAGTTCTTCAAAATCGCTGAG CAAGTGGGAATAGACAAAAATGACATACCCGAACTCACTCAG GCCCCGGAAAGTCTTCTGGAGTCCCTGGAGACCCACCTCAACACCCTTGAGGGGAAGAAGCC GTCACCCACTAAG CCGGAAGCTACGGCCAACAACAGTGcgccggctgctgctgctgctgctgctgctgctgctcctgctcctgctccttctcctgctcctgctcctgccgCACCACCGGCCAGGCCAGCGCCTCGTGCTCCCGCTCGCCCTGGGCCGCCTACCAAACCTCCTCCGCCTGCTGTCACCCCCACTGCACCAGCCCCCATCACCAAAACCAGCAA TGCCCTTGATGATGGGTTCTTGTTGGATCTGGATCCAATTTCCTCCTCATCAACAGGGGGCGCTACAGCTGCTTGTTCTATGACCGGATGGGGAG ATCTCTTGGCTGACG CAGCTCCAGCTGATGGAGCTTCTGAAGCTCTCCTGGCCGAGGGAGAgtctgctgatgctgatgctgcagcagccCCTGCAGCTGCCGCACCCACAGCCGCTGCCactgctactactgctgctgcagctgcaccagTCCCCGCCTCTCTGCCCATCTCCGCTCCTGTCACCACCTCAGCCACAGAAATCGACCTTTTCGGAG GAGACGGTCCTGCTGCCGTGGCTGCGGGCCCTGCTGCTGATGCTTTTGGTGGATCTG ACCCATTTGCCACGACGGAGGGGAGTGCAGACATTGCTCCAGAGCTGGACCTATTCGCCATGAGGCCCACCGACACGGGGGCAACCGCAGACATCGCTGCCGCCGTCACCCCTCCCACCTCTAGTGCGGCGCCGACCATCGTCGCCCCCATCGCTGCCCCCGCTGCTCCCACCCCTTCTTCCACCACCACTACTACCACAACCACCACCGACACCACCACAGAGTCTGCAGCCGCTCCGACTCTAGATATCTTTGGTG ATATGTTTGATTCTATGCCTGAGCAAAGCCCCACCACAGAATCCAAAGCTGCTACCACTCCTAGCGTAGACCTATTTGGTGCAG ACCTTCCTGCTGTCTCACGCGGGCCCTCTCCTTTGCCCGAGCTGGCTCCGGCTGGAGACATTGTAACGG ACTCGTTTACATCTCCAGCTCCTGCCGCTgctgctccccctgctcctgCTGAAGCTCCAGGCTCAGAAGCCTCGACTCCACCCAAAGTAGAGTCGGCGCCAGTCATTGACCTGCTGG ACTCCTTCAGCAGCCCTGTGGAGGAGACGCAGAGCTCTGCTCCTGGAGGGCCCGGAGACGACCTACTGGGAG GCCTGATGTCCCCCACCCTGGCCCccactgctgctccacctctggcTCCCTTGGCTCCCTTGGCTCCCTTGGCTCCCTTGGCTCCCTTGACTCCCTTGGCTCCcttggctccagctccagcacagAATGACCTCTTGGAGTCGGGCTTTGACACCCTGGGCTCGCTGGTGTCTCCAACACCACCGgtccctgctgcagctgcagcagcaccagaATCCGCAACCACTACATCAGCACCCTCTGGAGGCTTTGATGCTTCAA TGTTTGATGGATTAGGCGGCTTGCTGATGCCCGCCGTCACGCCCCAGAGCACCGGGGGCAGCACTGCTGGAAGCATGGGAACTCCCGTCGCATTAGGAGGCATGGCAGGCGCTCCCCCTGCCACCCCGCCTCCCACCAAAACCATTGGAGGGGATCTGGACTCGTCACTGGCCAACCTGATTGGAG aCCTCGGAGTAAAGAAAAA GGACCCACAGAGTGAGAAGAAGCTCACAGGAGGCGCCAACTGGACGCCACATGTAGCCCCAACAAGCTGGGCAACACCAGGAGCCCCCATG gCTGGGGCCAACCCTGGAGCTCCTGGAGCACCAGGAGCTGGTCCACCTAGTGGAGCAATGGTGCCACCAATGAGTGCACAGCCTTGCTTTGCCATG cctccagcagcagggCCTGGAGCTCCCATGATGCAACCCATGATGGGGCAGCCAATGATGGTACAGCCCATGATGAGACCTGCCTTCACAGGTGTGGCTGGAGCGGCACCTGGAGTCGCTGCACCAGGAGCACCg CTTTCTCCAGGACCTGCAAGCCAGAGTCCCAAGAAGCCCAAGGACCCTCTGGCAGACCTCGACCTCAAGGACTTCTTATAA
- the snap91a gene encoding clathrin coat assembly protein AP180 isoform X1 yields the protein MSGQTLTDRIAAAQYSLTGSEVSRAVCKSTTHEQTPPKKKHLEYLIQATQESTVNVPQMADTLMERAGNASWVVVFKALITTHHLMVHGNEKFMQFLASRNTLFNLSNFLDKTGSHGYDMSTFIRRYSRYLNEKAFAYRQMSFDFGRVKKGAEGAMRTMSVEKLLKGMPTLQSQIDALLDFDVHPPDLDNGVIKACFLLLFKDLIKLYACYNDGIINLLEKFFQMKRSQCKDGLEIYKRFLTRMTRVSEFFKIAEQVGIDKNDIPELTQAPESLLESLETHLNTLEGKKPSPTKPEATANNSAPAAAAAAAAAAPAPAPSPAPAPAAPPARPAPRAPARPGPPTKPPPPAVTPTAPAPITKTSNALDDGFLLDLDPISSSSTGGATAACSMTGWGDLLADAAPADGASEALLAEGESADADAAAAPAAAAPTAAATATTAAAAAPVPASLPISAPVTTSATEIDLFGDAFAPSPGDGPAAVAAGPAADAFGGSDPFATTEGSADIAPELDLFAMRPTDTGATADIAAAVTPPTSSAAPTIVAPIAAPAAPTPSSTTTTTTTTTDTTTESAAAPTLDIFGDMFDSMPEQSPTTESKAATTPSVDLFGADLPAVSRGPSPLPELAPAGDIVTDSFTSPAPAAAAPPAPAEAPGSEASTPPKVESAPVIDLLDSFSSPVEETQSSAPGGPGDDLLGGLMSPTLAPTAAPPLAPLAPLAPLAPLAPLTPLAPLAPAPAQNDLLESGFDTLGSLVSPTPPVPAAAAAAPESATTTSAPSGGFDASMFDGLGGLLMPAVTPQSTGGSTAGSMGTPVALGGMAGAPPATPPPTKTIGGDLDSSLANLIGDLGVKKKDPQSEKKLTGGANWTPHVAPTSWATPGAPMAGANPGAPGAPGAGPPSGAMVPPMSAQPCFAMPPAAGPGAPMMQPMMGQPMMVQPMMRPAFTGVAGAAPGVAAPGAPLSPGPASQSPKKPKDPLADLDLKDFL from the exons ACCTGATCCAGGCCACCCAGGAGTCCACTGTGAATGTCCCCCAGATGGCCGACACGCTGATGGAGAGGGCCGGCAACGCCAGCTGGGTGGTGGTTTTCAAAGCCCTGATCACCACACACCACCTGATGGTGCATGGCAATGAG AAATTCATGCAGTTCCTGGCTTCCAGAAACACCTTGTTCAACCTCAGCAACTTCTTGGACAAAACTGGCTCCCATG GCTACGACATGTCCACATTTATCAGACGCTACAGCCGCTATCTCAACGAGAAGGCCTTCGCCTACAGACAGATGTCTTTTGACTTTGGACGAGTCAAGAAAGG AGCTGAGGGAGCGatgaggaccatgtcagtagagAAGCTGTTGAAAGGAATGCCGACCCTGCAGAGCCAGATCGATGCACTGCTGGATTTTGAT GTGCATCCTCCAGATCTGGACAATGGAGTGATAAAAGCCTGCTTCCTTCTGCTCTTCAAAGATCTGATCAAGTTATATGCCTGCTACAATGACGGCATCATTAACCTGCTCG AAAAGTTTTTCCAGATGAAGAGGAGCCAGTGTAAAGACGGGTTGGAGATCTACAAGAGATTCCTTACACGAATGACTCGGGTTTCCGAGTTCTTCAAAATCGCTGAG CAAGTGGGAATAGACAAAAATGACATACCCGAACTCACTCAG GCCCCGGAAAGTCTTCTGGAGTCCCTGGAGACCCACCTCAACACCCTTGAGGGGAAGAAGCC GTCACCCACTAAG CCGGAAGCTACGGCCAACAACAGTGcgccggctgctgctgctgctgctgctgctgctgctcctgctcctgctccttctcctgctcctgctcctgccgCACCACCGGCCAGGCCAGCGCCTCGTGCTCCCGCTCGCCCTGGGCCGCCTACCAAACCTCCTCCGCCTGCTGTCACCCCCACTGCACCAGCCCCCATCACCAAAACCAGCAA TGCCCTTGATGATGGGTTCTTGTTGGATCTGGATCCAATTTCCTCCTCATCAACAGGGGGCGCTACAGCTGCTTGTTCTATGACCGGATGGGGAG ATCTCTTGGCTGACG CAGCTCCAGCTGATGGAGCTTCTGAAGCTCTCCTGGCCGAGGGAGAgtctgctgatgctgatgctgcagcagccCCTGCAGCTGCCGCACCCACAGCCGCTGCCactgctactactgctgctgcagctgcaccagTCCCCGCCTCTCTGCCCATCTCCGCTCCTGTCACCACCTCAGCCACAGAAATCGACCTTTTCGGAG ATGCGTTTGCACCTTCCCCAGGAGACGGTCCTGCTGCCGTGGCTGCGGGCCCTGCTGCTGATGCTTTTGGTGGATCTG ACCCATTTGCCACGACGGAGGGGAGTGCAGACATTGCTCCAGAGCTGGACCTATTCGCCATGAGGCCCACCGACACGGGGGCAACCGCAGACATCGCTGCCGCCGTCACCCCTCCCACCTCTAGTGCGGCGCCGACCATCGTCGCCCCCATCGCTGCCCCCGCTGCTCCCACCCCTTCTTCCACCACCACTACTACCACAACCACCACCGACACCACCACAGAGTCTGCAGCCGCTCCGACTCTAGATATCTTTGGTG ATATGTTTGATTCTATGCCTGAGCAAAGCCCCACCACAGAATCCAAAGCTGCTACCACTCCTAGCGTAGACCTATTTGGTGCAG ACCTTCCTGCTGTCTCACGCGGGCCCTCTCCTTTGCCCGAGCTGGCTCCGGCTGGAGACATTGTAACGG ACTCGTTTACATCTCCAGCTCCTGCCGCTgctgctccccctgctcctgCTGAAGCTCCAGGCTCAGAAGCCTCGACTCCACCCAAAGTAGAGTCGGCGCCAGTCATTGACCTGCTGG ACTCCTTCAGCAGCCCTGTGGAGGAGACGCAGAGCTCTGCTCCTGGAGGGCCCGGAGACGACCTACTGGGAG GCCTGATGTCCCCCACCCTGGCCCccactgctgctccacctctggcTCCCTTGGCTCCCTTGGCTCCCTTGGCTCCCTTGGCTCCCTTGACTCCCTTGGCTCCcttggctccagctccagcacagAATGACCTCTTGGAGTCGGGCTTTGACACCCTGGGCTCGCTGGTGTCTCCAACACCACCGgtccctgctgcagctgcagcagcaccagaATCCGCAACCACTACATCAGCACCCTCTGGAGGCTTTGATGCTTCAA TGTTTGATGGATTAGGCGGCTTGCTGATGCCCGCCGTCACGCCCCAGAGCACCGGGGGCAGCACTGCTGGAAGCATGGGAACTCCCGTCGCATTAGGAGGCATGGCAGGCGCTCCCCCTGCCACCCCGCCTCCCACCAAAACCATTGGAGGGGATCTGGACTCGTCACTGGCCAACCTGATTGGAG aCCTCGGAGTAAAGAAAAA GGACCCACAGAGTGAGAAGAAGCTCACAGGAGGCGCCAACTGGACGCCACATGTAGCCCCAACAAGCTGGGCAACACCAGGAGCCCCCATG gCTGGGGCCAACCCTGGAGCTCCTGGAGCACCAGGAGCTGGTCCACCTAGTGGAGCAATGGTGCCACCAATGAGTGCACAGCCTTGCTTTGCCATG cctccagcagcagggCCTGGAGCTCCCATGATGCAACCCATGATGGGGCAGCCAATGATGGTACAGCCCATGATGAGACCTGCCTTCACAGGTGTGGCTGGAGCGGCACCTGGAGTCGCTGCACCAGGAGCACCg CTTTCTCCAGGACCTGCAAGCCAGAGTCCCAAGAAGCCCAAGGACCCTCTGGCAGACCTCGACCTCAAGGACTTCTTATAA
- the snap91a gene encoding clathrin coat assembly protein AP180 isoform X6 — MSGQTLTDRIAAAQYSLTGSEVSRAVCKSTTHEQTPPKKKHLEYLIQATQESTVNVPQMADTLMERAGNASWVVVFKALITTHHLMVHGNEKFMQFLASRNTLFNLSNFLDKTGSHGYDMSTFIRRYSRYLNEKAFAYRQMSFDFGRVKKGAEGAMRTMSVEKLLKGMPTLQSQIDALLDFDVHPPDLDNGVIKACFLLLFKDLIKLYACYNDGIINLLEKFFQMKRSQCKDGLEIYKRFLTRMTRVSEFFKIAEQVGIDKNDIPELTQAPESLLESLETHLNTLEGKKPSPTKPEATANNSAPAAAAAAAAAAPAPAPSPAPAPAAPPARPAPRAPARPGPPTKPPPPAVTPTAPAPITKTSNALDDGFLLDLDPISSSSTGGATAACSMTGWGDLLADAAPADGASEALLAEGESADADAAAAPAAAAPTAAATATTAAAAAPVPASLPISAPVTTSATEIDLFGDPFATTEGSADIAPELDLFAMRPTDTGATADIAAAVTPPTSSAAPTIVAPIAAPAAPTPSSTTTTTTTTTDTTTESAAAPTLDIFGDMFDSMPEQSPTTESKAATTPSVDLFGADLPAVSRGPSPLPELAPAGDIVTDSFTSPAPAAAAPPAPAEAPGSEASTPPKVESAPVIDLLDSFSSPVEETQSSAPGGPGDDLLGGLMSPTLAPTAAPPLAPLAPLAPLAPLAPLTPLAPLAPAPAQNDLLESGFDTLGSLVSPTPPVPAAAAAAPESATTTSAPSGGFDASMFDGLGGLLMPAVTPQSTGGSTAGSMGTPVALGGMAGAPPATPPPTKTIGGDLDSSLANLIGDLGVKKKDPQSEKKLTGGANWTPHVAPTSWATPGAPMAGANPGAPGAPGAGPPSGAMVPPMSAQPCFAMPPAAGPGAPMMQPMMGQPMMVQPMMRPAFTGVAGAAPGVAAPGAPLSPGPASQSPKKPKDPLADLDLKDFL, encoded by the exons ACCTGATCCAGGCCACCCAGGAGTCCACTGTGAATGTCCCCCAGATGGCCGACACGCTGATGGAGAGGGCCGGCAACGCCAGCTGGGTGGTGGTTTTCAAAGCCCTGATCACCACACACCACCTGATGGTGCATGGCAATGAG AAATTCATGCAGTTCCTGGCTTCCAGAAACACCTTGTTCAACCTCAGCAACTTCTTGGACAAAACTGGCTCCCATG GCTACGACATGTCCACATTTATCAGACGCTACAGCCGCTATCTCAACGAGAAGGCCTTCGCCTACAGACAGATGTCTTTTGACTTTGGACGAGTCAAGAAAGG AGCTGAGGGAGCGatgaggaccatgtcagtagagAAGCTGTTGAAAGGAATGCCGACCCTGCAGAGCCAGATCGATGCACTGCTGGATTTTGAT GTGCATCCTCCAGATCTGGACAATGGAGTGATAAAAGCCTGCTTCCTTCTGCTCTTCAAAGATCTGATCAAGTTATATGCCTGCTACAATGACGGCATCATTAACCTGCTCG AAAAGTTTTTCCAGATGAAGAGGAGCCAGTGTAAAGACGGGTTGGAGATCTACAAGAGATTCCTTACACGAATGACTCGGGTTTCCGAGTTCTTCAAAATCGCTGAG CAAGTGGGAATAGACAAAAATGACATACCCGAACTCACTCAG GCCCCGGAAAGTCTTCTGGAGTCCCTGGAGACCCACCTCAACACCCTTGAGGGGAAGAAGCC GTCACCCACTAAG CCGGAAGCTACGGCCAACAACAGTGcgccggctgctgctgctgctgctgctgctgctgctcctgctcctgctccttctcctgctcctgctcctgccgCACCACCGGCCAGGCCAGCGCCTCGTGCTCCCGCTCGCCCTGGGCCGCCTACCAAACCTCCTCCGCCTGCTGTCACCCCCACTGCACCAGCCCCCATCACCAAAACCAGCAA TGCCCTTGATGATGGGTTCTTGTTGGATCTGGATCCAATTTCCTCCTCATCAACAGGGGGCGCTACAGCTGCTTGTTCTATGACCGGATGGGGAG ATCTCTTGGCTGACG CAGCTCCAGCTGATGGAGCTTCTGAAGCTCTCCTGGCCGAGGGAGAgtctgctgatgctgatgctgcagcagccCCTGCAGCTGCCGCACCCACAGCCGCTGCCactgctactactgctgctgcagctgcaccagTCCCCGCCTCTCTGCCCATCTCCGCTCCTGTCACCACCTCAGCCACAGAAATCGACCTTTTCGGAG ACCCATTTGCCACGACGGAGGGGAGTGCAGACATTGCTCCAGAGCTGGACCTATTCGCCATGAGGCCCACCGACACGGGGGCAACCGCAGACATCGCTGCCGCCGTCACCCCTCCCACCTCTAGTGCGGCGCCGACCATCGTCGCCCCCATCGCTGCCCCCGCTGCTCCCACCCCTTCTTCCACCACCACTACTACCACAACCACCACCGACACCACCACAGAGTCTGCAGCCGCTCCGACTCTAGATATCTTTGGTG ATATGTTTGATTCTATGCCTGAGCAAAGCCCCACCACAGAATCCAAAGCTGCTACCACTCCTAGCGTAGACCTATTTGGTGCAG ACCTTCCTGCTGTCTCACGCGGGCCCTCTCCTTTGCCCGAGCTGGCTCCGGCTGGAGACATTGTAACGG ACTCGTTTACATCTCCAGCTCCTGCCGCTgctgctccccctgctcctgCTGAAGCTCCAGGCTCAGAAGCCTCGACTCCACCCAAAGTAGAGTCGGCGCCAGTCATTGACCTGCTGG ACTCCTTCAGCAGCCCTGTGGAGGAGACGCAGAGCTCTGCTCCTGGAGGGCCCGGAGACGACCTACTGGGAG GCCTGATGTCCCCCACCCTGGCCCccactgctgctccacctctggcTCCCTTGGCTCCCTTGGCTCCCTTGGCTCCCTTGGCTCCCTTGACTCCCTTGGCTCCcttggctccagctccagcacagAATGACCTCTTGGAGTCGGGCTTTGACACCCTGGGCTCGCTGGTGTCTCCAACACCACCGgtccctgctgcagctgcagcagcaccagaATCCGCAACCACTACATCAGCACCCTCTGGAGGCTTTGATGCTTCAA TGTTTGATGGATTAGGCGGCTTGCTGATGCCCGCCGTCACGCCCCAGAGCACCGGGGGCAGCACTGCTGGAAGCATGGGAACTCCCGTCGCATTAGGAGGCATGGCAGGCGCTCCCCCTGCCACCCCGCCTCCCACCAAAACCATTGGAGGGGATCTGGACTCGTCACTGGCCAACCTGATTGGAG aCCTCGGAGTAAAGAAAAA GGACCCACAGAGTGAGAAGAAGCTCACAGGAGGCGCCAACTGGACGCCACATGTAGCCCCAACAAGCTGGGCAACACCAGGAGCCCCCATG gCTGGGGCCAACCCTGGAGCTCCTGGAGCACCAGGAGCTGGTCCACCTAGTGGAGCAATGGTGCCACCAATGAGTGCACAGCCTTGCTTTGCCATG cctccagcagcagggCCTGGAGCTCCCATGATGCAACCCATGATGGGGCAGCCAATGATGGTACAGCCCATGATGAGACCTGCCTTCACAGGTGTGGCTGGAGCGGCACCTGGAGTCGCTGCACCAGGAGCACCg CTTTCTCCAGGACCTGCAAGCCAGAGTCCCAAGAAGCCCAAGGACCCTCTGGCAGACCTCGACCTCAAGGACTTCTTATAA